DNA from Armatimonadota bacterium:
ACGAGCTCTTCCTGCCCGAGGCCTTACGGAATTTCTTCGCGCTGCTGGCCTGGTACCCGGAGGACGGCCGGGAGCTCTTCCACACGGAGGAGCTCATCGAGCGCTTCGACATCCGGGAGCTCAAGGGCGCAAGCCCCGTATTCGACCGTCAGAAGCTCGTCTGGATGAACGGGGAGTACTTGCGCCAGCTGCGGGAATCCAACCCCGATCGGCTCGTCGACCTGGTCAGCGCCTACCTGGTCCGCCAGGGGCTGCTGACGGAGCCGGTGGGGGAGGCGGAACGGGCCCTGGTGCGACGGGTGATCGGAATCCTGGGCGACCGGCTGAAAGTGGGGTCCGACCTGCTCGCCTACGCGGACTTCTTCTTCCTGGATCGGCCCCGCTATGATCCCCAGGCGGTGGCCAAGCATCTCGTGGGCGCTTCCGAGCTCCTGGCGGAGGTGCGGGCGGCCCTGGAGCCCCTAGAGCCCTTTACCGCGGATCGCATCGAGCAGGCCCTCCGGGCACTTGCGGAGGCCTCGGGACTTGGGATGCGGGCGGTGGTGCACCCCGTGCGGGTGGCCCTCACCGGGCGGACGGTGGGGCCCGGGCTGTTTGAGCTCATGGAGGTCCTGGGAAAGGAGCGGGTGCTGCGGCGGCTGGAAGAGGCCCGGTCCCTCGCGGGAACGGCGTAGCGGGCCGGAGGCGTTTGACAGCGCAGGCGGAGTTCGGGAATAATGGTGGGCGGCCGGTGGGGGATCGTCTAACGGTAGGACAACGGGCTCTGGACCCGTTAGTGGAGGTTCGAATCCTCCTCCCCCAGCCAGGGTCAGCGGTGGGTGGCCCCATCGTCTAGAGGCCTAGGATACCGCCCTCTCAAGGCGGAGACGGGGATTCGAATTCCCCTGGGGCCACCAACTCAAACCCGCACGGTGTCTGGGTTTCGGCCTATCCCCCCACCCCCGGGGTACCCTCGGAAGAGGGGAGTTGCCGCCAAACTGCCGCCAGGCCGCAGGAGCGGAGGATCCGGTCCAGGCGGTCCAGCGCCTCCTGCTGGGCGGCCCGGATGGTGTGGGCGTAGGTGTTGAGGGTCACGGTGGGGGTGGAGTGCCCCAGGACCGTGGAGACCGTCTTCACGTCCACCCCGCCCTTGAGGAGGGTGGTCCCCACGTGGTGGCGGAGGTCGTGGAAGCGGACCTTGATCCCTGCCCCCCGCATGGCGCGTTCGAAGGCGTGGGTGAAGGCCTGCGGGGACCAGGGCCTGCCGGTGGGGTCCGGGAACACGAGGTCGTTGTCCTCCCAGTCTGGACCGGCCCGGAGGCGCTCTGAGGCCTGGTGTCTGCGGTGGGCCCGGAGCACCTCCGCCGCCAGGGAGGGGAGGGGGAGCATCCGCCTGGCCTTCGCCGACTTCAGGTCCTTCATCCGGATCCCGGCCCGGGTCTGCTCCAGGGCCCTGGTGATGGAGATCGTCCCGGAGTCCAGGTCCACGTCGCTCCACTTCAGGGCCAGGACTTCCCCTCTCCGGAGGCCCAGGATGGCCGCGAGGGCGGTGGGCGCGAAAAGCCGCGTGTCCTTTGTCGCCTCCAGGATCCTCCGGACCTCCTCCGGGTCGGGAGGACAGATCTCGGGTATCTCGACCCGAGGCGGAGTCACTCCGTCGCAGGGGTTGGTGCCGAGCAGACCCCACCTGCGGGCCAGGTTGAAGGCTCGGTGGAGGACCACGTGCACCTTGCGGACAGTGGCCGCAGAAAGACCGCCTTCACCGCGCCTCCGGCCGGAACTCATCAGTTGGGTGTACAGGTCCTGGATGTGCAGGGGGCGGAGCCGGTGGAGGGGGACCGACCCGATCCGGGGCACGATGTAGTCCCGGATGATCTCCCGGTAGCGCTCCCCGGTCCGTGGGGAGACGGACGAGGCCACGTAGTCCCGCAGGAACTTCTCCAAAAACTCCTTTACGGTGATCCGGGCCGGGTCTACGTAGCCCCCGGTGTGGACCTCGTGCAGGAGTTTTGCGAGTTCCCGCTCGGCGGTCTTCCGGTCGCCCCGAACGGTACGGGTCACCCGGACATACCGGTTGCGGGCCGGATCCCACCCGCACCGCACCGAGATCTCCCACGAACTCCGACCCCGACGACGGATGTAGCCCGGCATCCTATACCTCCTCTTCCCGAAGGCGCCTGGCTTGTTTCCTGGCCTCGCGCCTCTGCTCATTCACCTTGTCCTTTCTCAAGGACCACTGGTAACGCCAGTAGCACCGGCGGCTGCAGAACCGCTTTCGGGTCAGCCCGACGAAGTGCTGACCGCAGACCAGGCAGCGGCCCTCCGCCTTCTTACGGGCCGCGGCGAGAAGTCGTGCGCTCTCCCTGAGGTCCACCGGCTCTAACCTATCACCCCCTTGAGGCACTTATCAAGCGCTCATAATGTGCAGAGAGCGGAGGGGTACGAGTTCGTGGCATCTGGGGAAACCGGTGGGTTCTGCTGCGTTCCTGGCTGGGACTCCCGGATTTTTGTCCGCGCGTGCGTGCCGCTGCGGGGGCGGTTCCGCAGGCCGCGCGGAAGATTTTGCCGGGTCTACCCCAGCGCACCGCAAGGCCGCGCCCTCGCTCCACCGCAGCTCACCACCCAGCGGCCGGACGTGCGGACGCGCTCGTTCACAGCGTCCTTCCCCGATGCCGCGGGCGGAGCCTCCTCCGCTCCGCCAGGCCCCCCGCCGCCCGCTCCAGTTCCGCCAGGTCCGCTTCGCCCAACTCGTACCGCGCGATCCGGCGAAGCAGCCGCACCGCCGCAGGGTGCCGCTTCACGTACTCCTCGGTCTCCCGTGGGCGAGCCGCCCCGGGGCAGCTGCGCCGAGCGGTTCATCCGCACGCTCAAGGAGCAGTGCATCTGGTCGCGCGCGTGGGAGACGATCGAGGAGCTGCGCGAAGGCGTCCGAGCCTTCGTCGAGCTCTCCAACACCCGCTGGCTCATCGAACGACACGGACACCGCACCCCACGCGAGGCCTACCTGGCAGCGACGGCGAAGGCTGCGGCATAATGAACAAGGTCGAGACGTGTCCAAGGAACCGGGGCCGCTGAAGGGGCTCTTTAGCCGGAGCGGGAGCGCTGCACGACCCTGCTGTCGGCATCTACCAGTACGATCGTGGTAGGGGGTGACTCGCCGTGGCCGGGAAGGGTGCAGGGATCACGATCAGGCTGACTGGCCCCGCGGTGGCGCAGGGTCGGATCCCCGTCGATGACCTGGTTCTCCTGGCGCGCCAAGTCCAGGCGGCGGTCGAACGCATCGCCCTTGTCCTTCGCGGCGAGAGCGGCATGAAGCCGGGCCGGCGGCCGGCGGAGGTTGAGAGGCTCACAAGGTTGGAGGTCGTCGGCCTCGGACGGGGCAGCGTGGTGTTGCAGCTCGACCTCGCCCGGGACCAGCAGGCCCTTGAGGGCCTGGATTTGGGCGAAGAGGCAACCAAGGCGTGGGTGGAAGGGCTCGACACGCTCCAGGCGAAGGGGCTGGTTCCACCGGGATGGGATACCGGCGCGCTCCTCGCCTGGCGTGAGACGGCCGCGCTGTACCGACGCGGTGTGGAGAGCATCGAGGTCGTCGCTTCTCTGACCAACTACCGTCGGTCCACGCGTGTCGGACCCGATCTGGGGGACCGAATCGTTCGGCTGATTTCGCGACCGTCGACGAACTCGCGGGTGGTGGAGGGCCGGCTGCTGATGGCGGACTTCAAAGAGACCGCAGCCCGCTGCCGCATCCATCCTCCCATGGGGCCTCCTGTCGAGTGCACCTTCGATGAGGGGCACAGGCAAGCGGTGCTTGATGCGCTGACGAAGCACGTGCGAGTCACCGGCGAGGCCGAGATCGATCCTGAAACCTCTCGGATCAAGCGATTGTCGCTCGCCGACATCGAGATCCTCGACTCCAGCGACGGGGGGGCGTCTCGTTCCCATTCTGGGAGCCCCTGTCGGTGGACGAGCTGGCTGAGGTTCAGGGCGTCGCGCCTGTCGAGAGTCTGGAGAGCCTGCGCGCCGACTTCTGGCCGGACGATCTCTCCGTCGATGACTTCCTGTCGTTGATCCGCCCGGGCTCCACCAGGCGCGAGACGGGCGGATGAGACTTGACGGGGACGGTCCTCCTCGACACCGATGTCTTCTCGTATCTCGCGAAGGGCGAGCCCTCATCTCGAAGGGCGGCGGCTCTGCCTGTCATTCGCCACCGTCGCCGAGATATACAAGGGCTTCTACAAGCACCGCTTGGCAGAGGCTCGCATGGCGAAGGTGGAGGAGCACCTGAAGAATTTCGTCGTCATCCCCTACGACTTCGAGCTTTCTCGCGTGTGTGGCCGGATCATGGCCGACCGCGAATCCTCCGGACACCGGATGGAGGAGTTCGACGCTTGGATCGCGGCGACTGCCGTCAGGCACGGCATGCCCCTGGTCACGAACAACCGGCGGCACTTCGAAGGTATCGAAGGCCTCGCCCTCGTCTCGTAGATGACCCTCTCCGCGCCTTCCGCCGTTCGGCACGTGACCGAGCAGCACCAGCGGTTCCTGCGCAGGTCGTTCCGTTTCCTCGACCCCACCTGGGTGAGAAAGCCGCCGGGCTGTCCCGCCAGGCCCCACCCGGCAGGGGCGCACCTGCATGGGGGCGGGTCCCGCGCTGGTTGGGGGGAGCCTGCCGGGACCCCAGGGGGGCCTGGGGCTTCTGGACGGGACAGCTTTCCCGGTCAGAGCGGGGCCAGGCGTGAACGTCTTCGGTCTTACGGGACCGTCTTGTCAAGGAATTCCGGTCGTGGTGAACGGCCCCGTGGCCTGCGGGGACGGCCGCCACCTGGCCGCGGGGTCAGGCCGCGTGCTGCGCTACGAGCGGGACTGATCTCGTTCGTGTCGGTGGCGTCCGCTACGCTACAGCTCCTTCCCCACGTTCGGTCATCGTGGGGAGGTGTCATGGCAGAGCCGGATCCCCGACCGCTGGGGTTCTTTCCCGGATCGCCCGTCCCGCGCCTGTACGACCGCGTCGTGGCGGTGATGCGAACGCGCCGATACAGCCGCCGGACGGAGAAAGCGTACGCGTACTGGATCGGACGCTTCATCCGGTTCCGCGGCGGCGTCCACCCGCGCCTGCTGTCGGTGGAGGACGTCAGCGCGTTCCTGACGCACCTGGCGGTGGAGGAGCGGGTGGCGGAGTCCACCCAGAACCAGGCGCTGGCCGCGCTGCTGTTCCTCTACGACAAGGTGCTGAGCCAGCCGCTCCACCGGATCGAGGCAGTGGTGCGGGCGCAGAAGCCGAAGCGGCTGCCGGTGGTGCTGTCGCGCGAGGAGGTGGCGGTGGTGCTGCCGCTGGTGGGCGGCGTCCCCGGCCTGGTCAGCGCCCTCCTGTACGGCTCGGGAGCTCGAGTGGAGGAGGGGCTGTCGGTCCGGGTCAAGGACCTGGACTTCGACCGCGGCGAGCTGGTGATCCGCGACGGTAAAGGGATGAAGGACCGGGTGACGATGCTTCCGCAGTGCTTGCACGAGCCGCTGCGGGCGCACCTGCGCGTGGTGCGGAAGCAGCAGGTGGCCGACCTGGGGATGGGGTTGGGACGGGTGCCGCTCCCGGACGCTCTGGCGCGGAAGTACCCGAACGCGGACCGGGCGTGGGGCTGGCAGTGGGTCTTCCCGGCCTCGCGGCACTACACGGATCGTGTGACGGGGATCCGCCACCGGCATCATCTGCACGCCTCGGTCGTGGAGAAGGCGGTCCGGCAGGC
Protein-coding regions in this window:
- a CDS encoding integron integrase, with product MAEPDPRPLGFFPGSPVPRLYDRVVAVMRTRRYSRRTEKAYAYWIGRFIRFRGGVHPRLLSVEDVSAFLTHLAVEERVAESTQNQALAALLFLYDKVLSQPLHRIEAVVRAQKPKRLPVVLSREEVAVVLPLVGGVPGLVSALLYGSGARVEEGLSVRVKDLDFDRGELVIRDGKGMKDRVTMLPQCLHEPLRAHLRVVRKQQVADLGMGLGRVPLPDALARKYPNADRAWGWQWVFPASRHYTDRVTGIRHRHHLHASVVEKAVRQAALRAGIAKHVTPHTFRHSFATHLLEDGYDIRTVQELLSHRDVRTTMIYTHVLNRGVRGVRSPLDGLGLGPDGSRRRTGIIRPARQDKPLVDKG
- a CDS encoding site-specific integrase, which codes for MPGYIRRRGRSSWEISVRCGWDPARNRYVRVTRTVRGDRKTAERELAKLLHEVHTGGYVDPARITVKEFLEKFLRDYVASSVSPRTGERYREIIRDYIVPRIGSVPLHRLRPLHIQDLYTQLMSSGRRRGEGGLSAATVRKVHVVLHRAFNLARRWGLLGTNPCDGVTPPRVEIPEICPPDPEEVRRILEATKDTRLFAPTALAAILGLRRGEVLALKWSDVDLDSGTISITRALEQTRAGIRMKDLKSAKARRMLPLPSLAAEVLRAHRRHQASERLRAGPDWEDNDLVFPDPTGRPWSPQAFTHAFERAMRGAGIKVRFHDLRHHVGTTLLKGGVDVKTVSTVLGHSTPTVTLNTYAHTIRAAQQEALDRLDRILRSCGLAAVWRQLPSSEGTPGVGG
- a CDS encoding PIN domain-containing protein is translated as MSSRISRRASPHLEGRRLCLSFATVAEIYKGFYKHRLAEARMAKVEEHLKNFVVIPYDFELSRVCGRIMADRESSGHRMEEFDAWIAATAVRHGMPLVTNNRRHFEGIEGLALVS